In Helicoverpa armigera isolate CAAS_96S chromosome 17, ASM3070526v1, whole genome shotgun sequence, the sequence CGGTGGTCAAATTTTGCCTAAATCAATCGTAACTTAAGCTTGTGACTGTGAATCGTAGGTCTAAGTCCCTGTATGGGTAGGTAGGGCttccatccgtccgggtttccccggatttctTCTAGTTGGGaagccgtccgggggccgtctgGGCAAGGTTTCAAGAACTGTCCCAAAatccggacacttttcatgtataAGGTGttatggaaaaaaaaaatatcggactcgtccgggggaAAAATgggatttacgccaaatgtccgggttttttaaatgtttgtccgggtttggcgaaattcgaaatggcagccctatataTGGGGCCCTTGGGGCCGATGGTCATGAAGGCCTGCACTATAGCCATTCTGCGCGGACCGTAGACGGCGATGTCCCACAGATTCGTCTGCGGCTATCGCTCCATTTCAGGGGCGGCTTCTGCCCTGGACGGATTCCCACCCTAGGACCTAATGGCAAAGGTCCTCGCGTCGCTGTGTCGGCGGCGTGAGGAAGAGGGTGCAGGGGGCTCAAGGTCACTGCAGATGCGCTGCGCCGCAAATATGCTGTCTCGCTCAGATTAATGGTATTCATGCACCACCCCACTCCAAAATTCTAGGTATTCATTAATCTGAGCTATCTCCTGAAAGTAAAGCGCAAGCGCTAAGAGTTAAAATCAATGTCAATgtcatgtttgtaaatattgatttttcaTCTGACAGTTAGTATTGACCGCGTTTCGTTGAGGTTAAGACGCAGGAAGGTGCTTTATTTTCTGCTTTGGatgaaaacataattaaaaatgagTGAATTTTATCATATTGTTCCTTGGTTCAATAGTGACGAGTGGCAGAGAGTGTACATTGGTGTAACATCAGATGCCGATTCCAGCAAAGAAGAGGCTCTAAAACTTTTACTCGTGTGGAAAGCCAGATGCCCGTCTCTCCCGTCCGGCATAGAGTCAACTCTGAGTTTACTGCAAGTACATGTTCAGGATTCAAAGAATTCTCACGATGTGGCCAATGATCAACTAATGCGTCTTGCGTATTCATCAGCCGTCATGCGGTTTGTTAACCACATGCTGGACACCGAAACAGCTAAAGGGACAAGCTTATATCAAGCAGCTAAAACCTTAGGGGTACCTGACTGGATTGTGGATTTACGACATGATACCGCGCACAGTAACACACTTCCACCTTTATCATTGTTACGAGAAGCATGTACTATCAGTCTGAAATGGCTGCAAACTAATTATTGGGAGAATCACAAGCAGTACATCCAGGACTATGTGTGTGGacaaaataatgtcaacatTCCTGATGCATATAAAATTCAAGCACTGataaatttttgtatttcattGGGAATATGCACAAATTCAAAAGTGAAGATCAAAAATTTATCTGAAATACCAAACTTGACTATGCGAGAATCAATTATTAATGATGCAACAGATTTGCTAGGAGAACACCTTGATCTCTAACCTGAAAACGGTGTCTATTGCGTCACTTATAAACATCCTAAACACTCATGGTAAAAAGCTATTGAAGTTCAAGGATACAAGCGAAATTGTTAATGAGGCTTTGCTTGGAGATGATGGACTATTTCTCTCAAGGGAACTTCTATATTTCTTCAGTGCAACCGactttaaatttaaaaacagATTGTACCCTGGTTACGTTCAATGTTTTGAACTCCTGCTCACATTCCTTCACACAAATGATTTGTTGTTGAACTTTGTATTGGCTCTTATAAAGTTAACATATAGTCCGGAAACAACACGTTTTAAAGCAAGACTCGCTTCAATGTGGCTTTCTGAAATTTTAAGAGCCTTGAAAATATCACACAATGTGGCACAGAAGACAAAAAAGTATGTATAcctagtaaatatattttttcacttaACATGATAAGGCATCAGATTATATTATGCAATTACATATTTGatgtattctattatttttttgcaataagtCTGCATATTTCAGGTCTTCATTTTAACATATCAGGATTGTTGTGTTTTGCCAAAATAGGCAAAACTGCAGATAGAGAAATGCTACCTGTCTGACAACAAATACTTGGCCAACAGGCTGATTTAATGTAAATGATTTTGTTGCAGTCAATGACCTAAAGATTACAGATCCAGATCATTCTAACTACTTCtaagtgtttttaatatttacttgtacATGATTCTGTCACACCTATAGTTACCGGCttggatattgagctctcgatGGAAGAGTGGGGATCATTAATAAATCGcttgcgcaggtgaaggtcagggctcaatctCCGTGCCGATAACAATAAGTATGTAACACTAAAGGCTATTCCCAATATTGTATCTAactgttgttttgcttactagacaTACATTAGAGATAAGAATTCGACCCTACTTGAGGGTACTCGTATGAGGGTAAGGATTATATGTCTAGTGAGTAAATCACTGAATACATAGGATATTGGGAACGGTTGTAAGTTGGCGTTTTTACAGATTATGGTAGACCTCAGCCcagtaaaaatatgaatttaaattataagtgGTATTTTGATAATGCATATAATCTAATGTCTAATCATAAGAGTGTTGTGAAATGttgtgttatttgtttattattattaattcaaatatttttatatttccagAATGTCTTTTGACAAAATAccaaagaggaaagatttgatgcAGCTGTATGAACATTGGTACCCGGGCAGTCACATAAAGAATGTCCTTGTTTTGGATCTTCTAAAACCTGTTCCTGAAGAGCTGCAAGATATAAAATTCATTCAACCAATCCTATCTCAATATAATACGCAGCTGTCGTTTTTCGTGGCAAATCTACTTGATTTACTTGTGCCAAAACTTAACTTTTTTACGGCAAAGAGAATTTGCTTGATAGCAAGATTGATAGCATCTCCAGATAAGTTCCCTTTCCCTCTATCTTCAACAATTTACACAGCTGACGATGTGCAAGGTGAATATATTGATATATGCGAACAATACGGGAGACGTGTGGTTACTGTGGTGCCTAAAATCAGAGAACCACCAGCGAAATTCGTAAATTTCATATGGAATGAAGCTTCTGAGGAACATGACTGGTCTACATGCCCTATTGGAAAGGTACCTTGGCAACCAAATGATGTTGGTGTGCaagctaatataaaataaatggagAATGGACGAAAATCACCTAAAGCTGTGCCTAATAGTCCCAGCTGTGTTTTCATTTTCAACATTTGTTAtaagtagtcagaagccaaataAGGCATACCTGGTACCTGGGCTGCGTTACTCTAGGTGCCAGAAAAGTTCAGAAATATAAATGCATTCTTTGCGGTTTGTGGAGACCCCACGGGGATAGAACTTCAAAACATACATCATAATAGGATCATGCTACATCTGTTAATACGAAAATCATCTCTAGCCACTGTTAGGCCATGGTCGATATACACTTGCCTATAGTCATTAAGACCAAATATCATACATTATTATAACTTTATGCAGAATGCAGAATTAAATGTTAAATCTACCTATATcaaatttaatacattattataactTCATGTAGATTTAAGTATAagaagttgtggtggcctagaaGAACTACTACTCGGCTGAATCTGGTTTGacaggaaaaggctcggaggattgaTGGATgtagatttaaatataaaatttatgtgaaatgtattacattattataactttacgtagaaataaatatacaatttgtGTCAAATGTAACACATTACCTATTACAACTCAATgaagaattaaatattaaattcatatcAAATGTTGATAACttttatgtagaaataaatataaagttttgtGTCAAATGTATTACATATTGGTGTATCTTTATGTCGAAATAAAAgcataataaaacacatttatctcattattctttttttttattttcatattttgtatacAGTATAATGTTTTGGTTACATTTCATTTATATTGACACATTATAGGATCCCTAAAAATAGTTGAACAATATACATGTTTATATGATACAAGATTCATTATTGATTAACATGTAGGACAAAGTTCACAGTCAAATGACATCAAGTATATAAAACGACCATGTGTAAACAGCTTATTATTGGTCCTTATAGCAAATACAATTACAGGTTGAATAAACACATGCCAGTTATGTGTTCCATAATGAAATATCCAACTAATATCTTAAAATTCTTAACTTCAGTTCCATATACATGGGAATTAGTAAACTTAACTGTTACAGTGGAAATTggcaacagaaaaataaaatgtgatgtCACACACAATTTAGATAATAATTTCCAATGATGATCAACTTGAAACAACAAACTACCATAAAAATGCAACAATCCAAATTATATAATGCACCAAATTGTTAACTGAATAGACTGATAGGCACTTTCACAAATAAACAGTGGCAAAGACTGTAGCagttcttaagataaaatagtaCCTCACTAAAGACATAgtaactaataaattatttacataaacctTACACAGAACGGGCGAATATCTACATACACTTCTAAAGTGTCAATAAATCCCTAGTTGTAGCCACATTGcacattcattaatattttcttgtaaaataacttactttaaaattatgattatgagtATGTTCGCTGAAATTGGAGCTCGGAAAACAGACTAATACGAATATGCTATCGAGACCTAatcacatttatatttaaattacgtCAAAACAATGTTGAATGTACGTGGCTAATATAAATGTTGACGCTAACAACGCTATACAAGAATGCTAATACATGTCAACCATCAACAACAATAGCTAGACTTTCAGACGAGTGTAGCCTAGTTAGAGACTGCTGAAAGCAAACTAGACGAAGGCACAGAAAGTACACTAGATTACTGCGACACAACCCCAATAAAAgagaatcaagattttttttacataaaaatatagtatttgtTCGGCACCTTGATGAGACATGCACGCTTAAAtggttgtttaattttaaatactcaaCAAATGCAAAAAGTCTTAAAATAGTTTTCCTTTAGCTTTCTGTTCTCTGTAAATTGCTCAAAAGGTACACCTCAGTATCAACTGTGAGATTCAAACAAATTTTGTGGCTTTAAAATGTTACTTACTGATATTTTGTAAGCTAATTAGCtttatacataaatagttaGTTTATGTT encodes:
- the LOC110384231 gene encoding LOW QUALITY PROTEIN: uncharacterized protein LOC110384231 (The sequence of the model RefSeq protein was modified relative to this genomic sequence to represent the inferred CDS: inserted 2 bases in 1 codon) yields the protein MSEFYHIVPWFNSDEWQRVYIGVTSDADSSKEEALKLLLVWKARCPSLPSGIESTLSLLQVHVQDSKNSHDVANDQLMRLAYSSAVMRFVNHMLDTETAKGTSLYQAAKTLGVPDWIVDLRHDTAHSNTLPPLSLLREACTISLKWLQTNYWENHKQYIQDYVCGQNNVNIPDAYKIQALINFCISLGICTNSKVKIKNLSEIPNLTMRESIINDATDLLGEHLDLXNLKTVSIASLINILNTHGKKLLKFKDTSEIVNEALLGDDGLFLSRELLYFFSATDFKFKNRLYPGYVQCFELLLTFLHTNDLLLNFVLALIKLTYSPETTRFKARLASMWLSEILRALKISHNVAQKTKKMSFDKIPKRKDLMQLYEHWYPGSHIKNVLVLDLLKPVPEELQDIKFIQPILSQYNTQLSFFVANLLDLLVPKLNFFTAKRICLIARLIASPDKFPFPLSSTIYTADDVQGEYIDICEQYGRRVVTVVPKIREPPAKFVNFIWNEASEEHDWSTCPIGKVPWQPNDVGVQANIK